The Mercurialis annua linkage group LG8, ddMerAnnu1.2, whole genome shotgun sequence genome window below encodes:
- the LOC126660086 gene encoding cation/H(+) antiporter 4-like isoform X1 — MRKIIFPHESQDLVFTLSYFGFEIFAFITTTKMDLGKVLRTSKLVIYSGLGNVLLPLYLGLSLTRIYRKKLEEEGLINEAKIVAIMQCFSTSSIIANGLEELKIINSEIGRLVLSSALIGDILGIALSAVVVTIMRKGPKETFFINIFAVIAFSIGAVFIFRPAMFWIIRQTPQGSPIKSTYILVIMAVMFLSATYFQYFHLSRSIGAVILGFSVPAGPPLGSALVEKFEIVTTKLLLPIVTVQAVMRADLTVIFTNFSRIKFYVILEVFVFGSKFLVSLLAALYANIPLNDSFLYAAVMTCRGAVEMSIYLVARDTRKLGDEVYALLTFGVFISSTFTSIIVKSNYDPSRKYAGYQARNIVSLKPKSHLRILACIHKPDHVTSVISLLEAFHPATDRPIDICVLHLIQLIGRATPILISHQKQSRITNPRSQNVIFSFAQYQQNKCDTVYVSTFTIINKPKIMNEDISILALDELTSLILLPLHRRWSIHGQIESEDQDIRIVNCKVLEKAPCSVGIFFDRGKLGFPFSMEATPRPSLSICMIFLGGRDDREALSLSKRIVKDSRTRLTIIRLLPEGLGMDSKEDEDTMIDSWALKELIKNQTDSLSNIEYKEKFVKDGPATALILHSIEDEYDLFLVGRRHGVISPQTLGLSEWTEFSELGVIGDLFASNDLNTRAAVLVVQQQMKIKLGR, encoded by the exons ATGAGAAAAATTATATTTCCTCATGAGAGTCAAGATTTAGTATTTACTTTATCATATTTTGGATTCGAAATTTTTGCGTTTATAACTACAACAAAGATGGATTTAGGAAAAGTACTAAGAACAAGCAAATTGGTTATATACAGCGGCTTAGGGAATGTCCTACTACCTTTATATCTTGGTCTGAGTTTGACAAGAATTTACAGGAaaaaattagaagaagaagGGTTGATAAATGAAGCAAAAATTGTAGCTATCATGCAATGTTTCTCTACATCATCAATCATAGCAAATGGTCTTGAAGAACTCAAGATTATAAATTCCGAGATCGGAAGATTGGTACTATCTTCGGCATTAATTGGTGACATATTGGGCATAGCTCTATCCGCTGTAGTCGTAACAATTATGCGAAAAGGTCCAAAAGAAACCTTTTTCATTAACATTTTTGCAGTTATTGCCTTTAGTATTGGGGCGGTCTTCATATTCCGCCCTGCAATGTTTTGGATAATTAGACAAACTCCTCAAGGTTCACCTATTAAATCCACCTACATTTTGGTTATCATGGCAGTAATGTTTCTATCGGCTACTTATTTCCAATATTTCCACCTGTCTAGGAGCATAGGGGCGGTTATCCTCGGGTTTTCTGTCCCTGCAGGTCCGCCATTAGGATCTGCTTTGgtagaaaaatttgaaattgtcACGACGAAACTCCTTTTACCTATTGTTACGGTTCAAGCAGTAATGAGAGCTGATTTAACCGTAATTTTTACGAATTTTTCAAGAATCAAATTCTACGTGATTTTGGAAGTATTTGTTTTTGGATCCAAATTTCTTGTGTCTCTATTAGCTGCATTATATGCCAACATACCACTCAATGATTCATTTTTATATGCCGCGGTTATGACATGTAGAGGCGCAGTTGAGATGTCCATTTATTTGGTAGCAAGAGATACTCGG AAGCTAGGAGATGAGGTTTATGCGCTCTTAACTTTTGGCGTCTTCATTAGCTCGACTTTTACTTCAATAATTGTGAAATCTAACTATGATCCATCAAGAAAATATGCGGGCTATCAGGCAAGGAACATTGTAAGTTTAAAGCCAAAATCACATCTCCGAATTCTTGCTTGTATTCACAAACCTGATCATGTAACTTCTGTTATAAGTCTACTCGAAGCATTTCATCCTGCCACAGACAGACCAATCGATATATGCGTCCTTCATTTGATTCAACTAATTGGTCGAGCCACGCCGATTTTGATTTCCCATCAAAAGCAAAGTCGAATAACCAATCCGCGATCTCAAAATGTAATATTTTCATTTGCTcaatatcaacaaaataaatGTGATACTGTATATGTCTCTACCTTCACGATAATAAATAAACCAAAGATAATGAATGAAGATATTTCGATACTCGCGCTCGACGAGCTCACATCCTTAATACTGCTCCCGCTTCATCGACGATGGTCTATCCATGGACAAATAGAATCTGAAGATCAAGATATAAGGATTGTAAATTGCAAAGTTCTTGAAAAGGCTCCTTGTTCTGTAGGTATATTTTTTGACCGTGGAAAACTTGGATTCCCATTTTCCATGGAGGCAACACCAAGGCCTTCTCTTTCTATATGTATGATTTTCTTAGGAGGTAGAGATGATCGGGAGGCGTTGTCTTTATCTAAACGTATAGTTAAGGACTCGAGAACACGGTTAACAATCATACGCCTGTTACCTGAGGGTTTAGGCATGGATTCGAAGGAAGATGAGGATACAATGATTGACTCTTGGGCCTTAAAAGAGTTAATCAAGAACCAAACTGATTCTTTATCAAATATTgaatataaagaaaaatttgTGAAAGATGGACCGGCAACTGCGCTAATACTTCATTCTATAGAAGATGAATACGATCTTTTTCTAGTAGGACGACGCCATGGTGTAATATCACCTCAAACATTAGGTTTATCAGAATGGACTGAGTTTTCAGAGTTGGGAGTTATTGGAGATTTGTTTGCTTCCAATGATCTTAACACTAGAGCTGCTGTTTTAGTGGTGCAACAACAAATGAAGATTAAATTAGGTAGGTGA
- the LOC126660086 gene encoding cation/H(+) antiporter 4-like isoform X2, protein MAGHFITQNSSEHEILTNVCYRIVPSSISSEGILKNSINFLKYPLPLLELQIGLVCILHHTIHFFFKRFGITELGSQIVKLGDEVYALLTFGVFISSTFTSIIVKSNYDPSRKYAGYQARNIVSLKPKSHLRILACIHKPDHVTSVISLLEAFHPATDRPIDICVLHLIQLIGRATPILISHQKQSRITNPRSQNVIFSFAQYQQNKCDTVYVSTFTIINKPKIMNEDISILALDELTSLILLPLHRRWSIHGQIESEDQDIRIVNCKVLEKAPCSVGIFFDRGKLGFPFSMEATPRPSLSICMIFLGGRDDREALSLSKRIVKDSRTRLTIIRLLPEGLGMDSKEDEDTMIDSWALKELIKNQTDSLSNIEYKEKFVKDGPATALILHSIEDEYDLFLVGRRHGVISPQTLGLSEWTEFSELGVIGDLFASNDLNTRAAVLVVQQQMKIKLGR, encoded by the exons atggcTGGTCACTTTATTACACAAAATAGTAGCGAACATGAAATTTTAACGAATGTTTGCTACAGAATTGTACCTTCTTCCATTAGTTCTGAAGGTATCTTGAaaaattctattaattttttgaaatatccTTTACCACTTTTAGAGCTGCAGATTGGTCTCGTTTGCATTTTACACCATACTATACATTTCTTCTTCAAACGTTTTGGAATTACTGAACTTGGCTCGCAAATTGTT AAGCTAGGAGATGAGGTTTATGCGCTCTTAACTTTTGGCGTCTTCATTAGCTCGACTTTTACTTCAATAATTGTGAAATCTAACTATGATCCATCAAGAAAATATGCGGGCTATCAGGCAAGGAACATTGTAAGTTTAAAGCCAAAATCACATCTCCGAATTCTTGCTTGTATTCACAAACCTGATCATGTAACTTCTGTTATAAGTCTACTCGAAGCATTTCATCCTGCCACAGACAGACCAATCGATATATGCGTCCTTCATTTGATTCAACTAATTGGTCGAGCCACGCCGATTTTGATTTCCCATCAAAAGCAAAGTCGAATAACCAATCCGCGATCTCAAAATGTAATATTTTCATTTGCTcaatatcaacaaaataaatGTGATACTGTATATGTCTCTACCTTCACGATAATAAATAAACCAAAGATAATGAATGAAGATATTTCGATACTCGCGCTCGACGAGCTCACATCCTTAATACTGCTCCCGCTTCATCGACGATGGTCTATCCATGGACAAATAGAATCTGAAGATCAAGATATAAGGATTGTAAATTGCAAAGTTCTTGAAAAGGCTCCTTGTTCTGTAGGTATATTTTTTGACCGTGGAAAACTTGGATTCCCATTTTCCATGGAGGCAACACCAAGGCCTTCTCTTTCTATATGTATGATTTTCTTAGGAGGTAGAGATGATCGGGAGGCGTTGTCTTTATCTAAACGTATAGTTAAGGACTCGAGAACACGGTTAACAATCATACGCCTGTTACCTGAGGGTTTAGGCATGGATTCGAAGGAAGATGAGGATACAATGATTGACTCTTGGGCCTTAAAAGAGTTAATCAAGAACCAAACTGATTCTTTATCAAATATTgaatataaagaaaaatttgTGAAAGATGGACCGGCAACTGCGCTAATACTTCATTCTATAGAAGATGAATACGATCTTTTTCTAGTAGGACGACGCCATGGTGTAATATCACCTCAAACATTAGGTTTATCAGAATGGACTGAGTTTTCAGAGTTGGGAGTTATTGGAGATTTGTTTGCTTCCAATGATCTTAACACTAGAGCTGCTGTTTTAGTGGTGCAACAACAAATGAAGATTAAATTAGGTAGGTGA